One genomic window of Prosthecobacter algae includes the following:
- a CDS encoding tyrosine-type recombinase/integrase, producing MPLTNTAIRSAKPQSKPFKLSDGGGLFLLVQPNGSKWWRYKYRFGGKEKLLALGSYPEVSLAEVRELHYKARKALAAGIDPGEKKKEAKQRLRSKVESDFETVAREYHEQHLHEWNPRYARDVINRLETHLFPKFGKKPIADITSLDVLDALRVIEKAGALDMAQRMMQTCAQVFRYAVTTGRVERNPVTDLRGALKAPVRKHHAYLDANQLPEYLKKLEAYQGEPQTKLALRFLLLTFVRTTELRGALWKEISFENADWRIPAERMKMKDPHIVPLSRQAIAVLKELKKLTGHREHVFPNQNNPKTFMSENTMLYALYRMGYHSRTTGHGFRATASTILNENGFQPDLIERQLAHCERNKVRAAYNHAQYLPDRRKMMQWWADYLDEAAKKESPKKPPKP from the coding sequence ATGCCTCTCACAAACACTGCAATTCGCAGTGCAAAGCCGCAGAGCAAGCCTTTCAAACTGTCAGATGGCGGCGGGTTGTTCCTGCTCGTTCAGCCAAACGGAAGCAAATGGTGGCGATACAAGTATCGGTTTGGGGGTAAGGAAAAGCTCCTCGCGCTGGGTTCTTACCCGGAAGTGAGCCTCGCCGAGGTGCGGGAACTGCACTACAAGGCGCGGAAAGCCTTGGCTGCTGGCATAGATCCCGGCGAAAAGAAGAAGGAGGCCAAGCAGCGGCTTCGCTCCAAAGTAGAGAGCGATTTCGAGACCGTTGCCCGTGAATATCACGAACAACATCTCCACGAGTGGAATCCCCGCTATGCCCGCGACGTAATCAATCGCCTCGAAACGCATCTGTTCCCGAAGTTCGGCAAGAAGCCTATCGCCGACATCACCTCACTGGATGTCTTGGACGCCCTTCGAGTCATTGAGAAGGCCGGTGCGTTGGACATGGCTCAACGCATGATGCAGACCTGCGCACAGGTTTTCCGCTATGCCGTGACCACGGGGCGGGTAGAGCGCAATCCGGTAACGGACCTGCGTGGAGCGCTCAAGGCACCCGTCAGGAAGCATCATGCTTATTTGGACGCCAACCAACTGCCGGAGTATCTGAAGAAGCTCGAAGCCTATCAAGGCGAGCCGCAGACGAAGCTGGCCCTTCGGTTCCTACTGCTCACCTTCGTTCGCACCACTGAGCTACGCGGAGCACTTTGGAAGGAAATCAGCTTTGAAAATGCTGATTGGCGCATTCCAGCGGAGCGCATGAAAATGAAGGACCCGCACATCGTGCCGCTTTCGCGGCAGGCAATCGCGGTCCTGAAGGAATTGAAAAAGCTCACGGGACACCGGGAGCACGTCTTCCCCAATCAGAACAATCCCAAGACATTCATGTCTGAGAACACCATGCTCTATGCCCTCTATCGGATGGGTTATCACAGCCGGACCACTGGTCACGGCTTCCGGGCGACCGCGAGCACGATTCTCAATGAGAACGGCTTTCAGCCTGACTTGATCGAGCGCCAACTCGCCCACTGTGAACGAAACAAGGTCCGCGCTGCCTACAATCACGCCCAATACCTTCCAGACCGCCGGAAGATGATGCAGTGGTGGGCGGACTACTTGGACGAAGCTGCCAAGAAGGAATCTCCGAAGAAGCCACCCAAGCCCTGA
- the mobQ gene encoding MobQ family relaxase: MFGRESVGRLEERMAMFRLEAKIFSREKRARSVVAAAAYRAGTKLRDEIKEKIFDYARRSKGVACHTILAPEDAPAWAQDSGKLWNAVEAGEKRKDAQLAREFILSVPPELPTQAQFQTAVDWAKTHLVNSGMIAELSLHHPKSGKNPHVHILCTMRKLEGEEFSKKKATEWNDVGLLVKQRASWAEAVNAALEQAGREERVDHRSLKDRGIDRLPQPKIGVSATALKRRGLEDDPKRFQEVRRVKVLNEVLPMMKAIKGHGEVAQNPATQPR; encoded by the coding sequence ATGTTCGGAAGAGAGTCGGTCGGACGACTGGAGGAGCGTATGGCAATGTTCCGACTCGAAGCGAAGATTTTCAGCCGCGAAAAGCGTGCCCGGTCAGTCGTAGCTGCCGCCGCTTACCGCGCAGGGACGAAACTCCGCGACGAGATTAAAGAGAAGATTTTTGACTATGCTCGGCGGAGCAAAGGTGTGGCCTGTCACACGATTCTCGCGCCCGAAGACGCTCCCGCCTGGGCGCAAGATTCCGGTAAACTTTGGAACGCGGTGGAAGCTGGAGAGAAGCGCAAAGACGCCCAGCTTGCCCGCGAATTCATCCTGTCAGTTCCGCCGGAACTGCCCACTCAGGCCCAATTTCAAACGGCAGTGGATTGGGCCAAAACCCATCTGGTGAACTCCGGGATGATTGCCGAATTGTCTCTTCATCATCCGAAGTCCGGCAAGAATCCGCATGTCCATATTCTATGCACCATGCGCAAATTGGAGGGCGAGGAGTTCAGCAAGAAGAAGGCGACGGAATGGAATGACGTTGGCCTTCTGGTAAAACAGCGGGCCTCCTGGGCGGAGGCGGTGAACGCCGCGCTTGAACAAGCCGGACGTGAAGAGCGGGTGGATCACCGATCACTGAAAGACCGGGGAATCGACCGCCTCCCCCAGCCAAAAATTGGCGTGTCCGCCACCGCCTTAAAGCGCCGGGGACTCGAAGATGACCCGAAACGCTTTCAGGAGGTCCGCCGCGTAAAAGTCCTCAATGAAGTTCTCCCGATGATGAAAGCCATCAAGGGGCACGGCGAAGTGGCTCAGAATCCTGCGACGCAGCCTCGATAA
- a CDS encoding helix-turn-helix transcriptional regulator has translation MKYTPEQIGEMVRSARKGQGVTQKELAMTSGTGLRFIIDLEKGKATCQIGKVLTVLNTLGITMTLIAPWSDNPPAGRTGQALSGKESRP, from the coding sequence ATGAAATACACTCCAGAACAGATCGGCGAGATGGTTCGCTCTGCCCGCAAGGGGCAAGGCGTGACCCAAAAGGAACTCGCCATGACTTCCGGGACGGGTCTTCGTTTCATCATTGATCTGGAGAAGGGAAAAGCCACCTGCCAGATTGGCAAGGTTCTGACCGTGCTCAATACGCTCGGTATCACGATGACGTTGATTGCGCCCTGGAGCGACAACCCTCCAGCGGGACGAACCGGCCAAGCCCTCTCAGGAAAGGAATCCCGCCCATGA
- a CDS encoding type IV secretory system conjugative DNA transfer family protein: MPSRMWLGGKKLPEFHPQTLLRDWGDGDGFRISDALTGVCVFGATGSGKTSGPAKHLAYGYLAAGFGGLVLCAKKEERRQWEQWATETKRHKDLVIVDGAGSSRFNFLEWEASRPEEGGGLTINIVSILDEIAGAIASSGATEGGQGDNKFWDDALHHLNTNLVDLPLFANLQVSLPLMRSIVTTAPQNLDQLNDPDWQQTSTCAAIIKEADRETSKARPEVRADFEECRNYWMKEYPQLSEKTRSVINLSFSMLARPLVTRPLRQLFSSDTNIKPEAAFDGKIIIVDLPVQEYRLAGRIANLAWKYCFQVAVLRRSPPPKRDSFLRPVFLWADEAQNFVTKFDAEYQAVARSAGGCTVFLTQNRESYRRVLGNTDAVDSLLGNLQAKFFCQNSGETNEWASKLLGERWMNITSTNAGQSRTEGGRQIMDGGSHSAGVSRSEQRRSYVEPSFFTMLKRGGSLHDNQVEAIVYNGGRLFKQGKESLPYRMLTFNQS, translated from the coding sequence ATGCCTTCCCGCATGTGGCTAGGCGGAAAGAAGTTGCCCGAATTTCACCCTCAAACACTCCTGCGCGATTGGGGTGACGGAGACGGCTTCCGTATTTCAGACGCACTGACTGGCGTCTGCGTCTTCGGGGCAACCGGGAGTGGCAAGACCAGCGGACCTGCAAAGCATCTCGCTTATGGCTACCTCGCCGCCGGTTTCGGCGGACTCGTGCTTTGCGCGAAGAAGGAGGAGCGTCGCCAGTGGGAGCAATGGGCGACTGAGACAAAGCGTCACAAGGATCTCGTCATCGTGGACGGCGCGGGAAGCAGCCGCTTCAATTTCCTCGAATGGGAAGCCAGCCGTCCAGAAGAGGGGGGAGGGCTGACCATCAATATCGTTTCCATCCTTGATGAGATTGCAGGTGCCATTGCCTCATCGGGTGCCACCGAGGGCGGACAGGGGGACAACAAGTTTTGGGACGATGCCCTCCACCACCTGAACACCAATCTGGTCGATTTGCCGCTGTTCGCGAACCTGCAAGTTTCGCTCCCGCTGATGCGGTCGATTGTCACGACCGCGCCCCAAAATCTGGACCAGCTCAATGACCCGGACTGGCAGCAGACCAGCACTTGCGCGGCCATCATCAAAGAGGCTGACCGCGAGACGAGCAAAGCCCGGCCCGAAGTCCGGGCGGACTTTGAGGAATGCCGGAACTACTGGATGAAGGAATACCCCCAGCTTTCCGAGAAGACCCGCAGCGTCATCAACCTGTCGTTCTCGATGCTCGCCCGCCCGCTTGTGACGCGCCCCCTCCGGCAGCTCTTCTCCTCCGATACCAATATCAAGCCGGAGGCTGCCTTTGACGGCAAGATTATCATCGTGGACTTGCCGGTTCAGGAATACCGGCTCGCTGGACGCATCGCCAACCTCGCTTGGAAATACTGTTTCCAAGTCGCCGTCCTTCGGCGCTCTCCGCCGCCGAAACGGGACAGCTTTTTGCGTCCCGTCTTCCTTTGGGCCGACGAAGCCCAGAACTTCGTGACGAAGTTCGATGCCGAATATCAGGCGGTCGCCAGATCGGCGGGAGGCTGCACGGTTTTCCTGACCCAAAACCGTGAAAGCTACCGCCGTGTTCTTGGGAACACGGATGCCGTCGATTCCCTGCTGGGGAATCTCCAGGCCAAGTTTTTCTGCCAGAACAGCGGCGAGACGAACGAGTGGGCTTCCAAGCTGCTTGGCGAACGCTGGATGAACATCACCAGCACCAACGCGGGCCAATCCAGAACCGAAGGGGGCAGGCAAATCATGGACGGAGGCAGCCACAGTGCCGGAGTCAGCCGCTCCGAGCAGCGGCGTTCCTACGTTGAGCCGTCGTTCTTCACGATGCTCAAACGTGGCGGCTCCCTCCATGACAACCAGGTCGAGGCCATCGTTTACAACGGTGGCCGTCTCTTCAAGCAGGGCAAAGAGTCGCTGCCCTACCGGATGCTAACCTTCAACCAGAGCTGA